The Theileria equi strain WA chromosome 2 map unlocalized gcontig_1105316255037, whole genome shotgun sequence genomic sequence TAGATTGGGTAGTACATATGGAACAAGGAGTAGTGTTTCAAGTAGTTTGGACTATGTGAACGATGCTTCCGTATCTCTCAAGGACACACCCAGCACGCCTTTGCCAAAAATTAACCATTTTGAGGATATCAGGAATAAAGAATCAATAATAAAGGGGGAGAGTGTCCCAAAGAAACGGGGTATAAATAGTATAAGCTCTATAGGTAGTAGAGCTAGTTATGAAAGTGTCAATAGCAATGCCACAGCGGATAGTTTTGATGTGCCGATATTTTCTACAGAGAATCAGGCCAGTTCTGTTGCACAAAATGATTCACCCGTTGCATCTGATACTAAGGATCAGACCATTCCAACCACTGATTGCCCGCCCAGTAATGATAATGAACTGAATGCAGACTCGACACTAAACAATGACCAACTTTCCGACGCAACTACGCCAAAGGCTGAAATTACAGAGGAAAAGCCAGAGGATGCACAAGATGAAAAACCATTAGTCCCTATTGTAGTTAAGCGACCTAGAGGTAGGCCAGCTAAGaagaaaattttgaatcCTGCAGTTGCACCTGTAGATGGCACTGGCCAGCCTGCTGAAGATGACGGAGTTCCAAAGGTTCCAaaaaaaagaagaagaacTAAAAAAGCAGACAAAGAAAGTAAATCTAGGACAGCAAAAGATAAAGTTGGTAGTACAGTTACACATAACAAGTATACTAGACACTCTGAGAGTTGTTACGCAGCGGAATTGAAACTGGCGATAGAGATGTCCATGAAGGAGATTGGTGAAGATGTAGATCAGAAACAGGACCATGATACATTAGCACAAGGTAGTTTGAGTTCAATGAAGCTTGTAAAGAGGGAAGCCGATGCCCATGCAGAAAGTGATGCGAGCAGTGTTTCTTCATCGTCAGACTCAAAAGACAGTGATTATACTAGCGTAAAAAAGCCAAAAATAAAGAAGCAAAGGGCTGTACGAACgaaggaaaagaaagagTCCAAAAGAAAAGGTTCTGCAGCCAAGGGTGGCAAGAGAGGTAAACGATCAAAGGATGCTGGCTCaaaatctggaaagaaATCTTCATCTACAACAACCACTTCTACTATagttccaaagaaggaatCCGCAGAGTACAATGAGAGCCAGCTTAAAATGTCCGCATTTGAAGAATATTTGGACATGAGCGAACGTTTTTATTGCGGAAAGCCTATATGCCAGAGTGACGAATCAAAGTCGAATGACTCACAGGAGGATGACGAGAACCTATTCAAGTTCGACTGTTCTAAATTGGCGATAAACTACAGGGTATCCTTCAACATTCTCAAGTCCGACTTTAGACAGCCGCAAATTGTTGACCTTTGGGGACCGAAGGAGATTGTACTTTTTGAGCTTGGATTATTTAAATACGGCAAGGAGTTTCACGAAATTCAGCGCGATATTCCGACGAAATCGGTGAAGGAGATTGTGGACATGTATTACCTCTGGAAGAAGACTAGCCGGTACCGCATCTGGAAGGCTAACAGATACTATTAGGTGTTTTTAATATATCATCAAACTTTtatttattttatattttgtggTTGGTTGAGGCCTCTGCCCTCGGTCACCCGGAATCCTCATTAtacatttccttttctgtACAATAAATGGATCGTTATAAACGCTGTGAGAATATTCTCACTCACGGCTTTGAGGTCCAATGCAACCAGAATTATCTCCGTCTGGAGGATAATTTTAGGGACGTTGCGTCCGTTTCCAAATCGTCGTCAAATTCTGTCCCAAATTTGACCGGATTGCTGGACAAACACAATGGTTTGCCATCTAAAATTGACGAAAGAGTGATTAATACATTGTCACGGTGTCTATTGCACTGTTGTTCGTTCTTTGATGGAAACGGAAGGTTGGACTCCTCTCCCATTGGCACAAACGGCCGCAAAGTTGGTCTATCGAATGTTATAGACCTTTTAAAGCATCGCAATGTGACAGTATTCGACGATATCGCCTGTTTatgtttgttttttttGTTAGACATGATATGCCATCTTGTAGGTCATCTTACGCGGTCCCAGGAACTCCTATTTAACAAGGACTCTAGTTCCAGATTCAATCAGTTTACAGATGGCTACTATGAACTTAATGCAGTACCCAGCGGTCCCCCGGTAGGATCACAAATGTATGATTCACACAGCGCTGGAAATGAAATGATACATAACTTCTTAAAGAATGTCAGAGGATACCTCAAAGTTGAAGCCAATTCATACCTCTTGAAGGATGTCAAAAGTTTTGATAAAGTTGTAGCTTCTCCGGCTTCAGATGAAGGCGAAAAGTTTAAGAACATCCAAATTCAGCATCTCTTGGGAGCACCCCTTATGGATATCGAAAACCTGGGATACAACTACTTTGATCCCTACTACAATTATAACAACGTTAGACAAAAGGGAAAAGAGCTAGTACACGATCGTGTTGGAGCAATGTACTCTCCATTGAATCCAAGATTGCCTGACGAAGGCACAACTTTCAGAATTGATACCGGATCTAGATCACTTCGACAGATTTACCGACCTCCAAAGGGTGGAACCGAAGGTGATTTTTCCAAGaagtttggaaaaattCCCGTAGCATTGTTTGCCAGGAATCCAAACTTCTCTAGCGAAGTTGTACTGCTCAACGATTCCGCAATTAGACAGTCCTCTAGTGATACTCCTGCAGAATACATTGTCTCTATAAGTAACACTGGTATAAAGATATACAACTGTGCGCTGTTTTCTGCGAATATAAGGTCTAATCCGCGGGAAAAACAAAACACCTTGAGAAAGtcattttatataaatgaaatTGTTAGAAACAATATGCTTGATAGACTTACCCTTAAATTACTACGCTTTGAAACAGCTAGAACAGATTCTGCAACTAAATGGAGAAGTAACATTGATGCTATAAacaaggtttgttttttacatattttaatgcattTTATAGTATCTCTCATCTCTAAGTTGGGGATGCTTGTGGCAGAATTGGCACTTCTTTAGAAGCTCTCTTGTTCCTGAAACAACATTCTTAGAAGCTGTCGAGGACTTTGACAAGTTATTGAGTGATGATGACGGTGTTTCAAAATTGCGTCTTCTTTGCTTCGAGTTTATTAGCGGAATAAAATCAGACTATGCCTCTGGAATAACGAACATTTCTGATTTCGTGAAAAATCTTGTTTCCAACTACTCCAACACAATAATATCTGGGTTTGACGATGAATTTAGCAAGTTAAGGATTAAGTTGGCCAACGAACTTGGGGCCTCTACACAGACTGAACCAAAAGTTAGCAAAAAGAGTTCTGCAAATACTGCACATCAAGATAGTCTTGAACCACAAAAGGttaatgatgaaaatgtacaGAGTATGCGTGATGAACATCTTCCCAAGTATTTTAGCTTTGCTAAAGATCCGTACGAATTAACAAGTTTAGACAAAATTATAGATTGCGGATTGTTGGACTCTTCTGATTTTTCCGGCGAACCATTCTTATCTTGCATGCAGGATACAACGCTTATTACTTCAAAGTTGAGGCGATCTTCTAAAACGGCGGTTAATGTATGCAAGATATGCGCCATGTCCCTGAAAAAGACAGATTCCGGAGAAACGAGCGAAAGAATTGCTAGATGCATAAAAATTCTGGACATTTTTGTGGTACTGCTACAAAAGTCTAGCAAACAATTCAAGAACTCCAATGATTTGAACACATTTATCAGCACATATCATAGGTTAGTTGTTCCATAATTAGATATAACATTTAGGGTTCCATTCGAATTGTCCATATGGATTTTGGGTCAATTTTATGTTAGAAAAGGGAATTCAGAGTTTATTCTCAACAGTACTGGTTGTAAGAAGCTAATGTGTCACCTTATGTGGCTCTGTATTTACACATGCAACTCGGAATGGAGTTATGACTTTTCGACACTATTGAATATAGATTTTAGGGGGATGATGTCTTTGAATCTTTTGTTCGACAGTTGTGTAGAATTGACCAGCTTGGTTCAAACTGGTGGAAAGAAGTCTAGGTCGTACAGACTTGAGGTACCCTTGGTAACTCCATCGTCATCGCAAATTGGTGATTTGGTTAGTGCACTTCGATCTAACAAACGTTCGAGACGTGAataatttgtaaaattaaTTATTTACGACAATAGTCTGTTGTCGGCTTGGTATAGTAACGGGTTGTATGGTTCCAGTGAATGAAAGGTCTGATGCTGTAAATATGTAGACCCCTGGTAGTGGTATTAAGGCAGAGAATGCGATATTTTGTGTTTCCCCTGGTTGAGTTGCTGGtattttcctctttgtTGTTCCTACAAAGAACCATTTGTGGCAGTCTTCTCTGGTGTTGAAAAGCGGAACCTTTGCATAGCATGATTCGAAAGCCTCTTTTGATATATTTGTGATTCCAAAATTTATGTTTACAACTAGTGGTTTTCCTTCCCACTGTATGACATTTAGATCTGCTTTTACATCTACAACAAGTTTGGCGTATGTTGGAATACTGATTGCTGGGTATTCAAAGCCGAATACATTACCAGAGTTCCATTTTACAACAAAGGAGGtgaatttatcattatatGGTAATAACGTACTTGTTGATGTTTTCTTTTTGATGACAATGGTTTTCTCTATATCTAATTTTGTGTTGAGTACTCGTACAGGTGAAATGACTGGTTCtaaaattttatcatcattgtAGAAAGTCAGACTAGTTATATCCTTATCAGAATGATTTTTAATATTACACTTTATAACTTTAGATAATGGATGGTCAGCGTTTGCAAGCACAACAACTCCGTCACTCAAAAGATAAAACTGTTTAAATACAACAATAGTTTCCACATTATCTCCTTCAGATGTTATAGACACGTGCCCACTAACACAACATATGTCAGAATCTCCAACCAGATTGGGAATCATAAAGAAAAACACTGAAGCCGTTTCATCAGGATTAAGGAGTGGGCCATCTCCGGATATTACTACATCAAATGTTTTTTCATCAAGAACATTTTCTCTAATCTTAATTGTATGTCCCTGTGTGACATTCCATAGCGATTTTGCGTTATTGGATACTATTCTGAATCCGATAGGGTACATTGGTAATTTGAAGATTCCAACACTTGTCATTTTAATTGTGATTGTGGATATAGGATAAGatcctttatttttaatattgAGTTCCGTAAAGACAAATTCCCCAGATATACACCTTACTATACATAATAACGGGTCATACTCTTCAAGAGGATCATTAGTTCTGACAAGTTGCTCAGAGTCCAGGGCTTCACAAAATTCTTTACCCTCGGACAATTTTATAgcctttaaaaattccttGTCATATATATCAAAATCTTCCCGTTTATCAAAACTCGTAAAATAATCAGATGGATTTCTTCTATAGAATTCTACAGATACTATGGGTTGCTTTTCCGATATTTTGAAATGTAGTCCATAATTTTTTCTTCTACCATTCAAATAGTCGCAAAGTGGCTGTGATTTTAAGACAGTGGTATCTGTCTTTATCGTAACTTTTCCACCAGAAAGATACAATGGTACCCAAAAGTTGGCACTACTAAAAAGTTTCCATCGTACACCCTTTATTACAAAAGATCCACACCTTGAGATTTTGAATTGCATATAAAGAATTTGCTTTTCAAGCTCTTTGAGATAGACAAACGCATATTCTTTGAGAGAGTCATCCGAAGAATATGATaaaacttgtactttttCCCACCAACTTTCTGATTCAGAGCCTATCAAAATGTAAAACTCATCACAATGTAGCGGAATATGTAGAGGATTTACAAACTCCAATTGTAGTAAAATGGGCGAATCCTTCCTAATTGTACGTGGTAAAGTGTTTTGTTTCGTACTTCTTTTGAAGCTTGCTCTATCTAGTGAGCGTGTAAAGTCTAGACAGagcttccattcttcatGCTCTGATGCTAGTTTTTCTATACATTTGTTCatatattcttcttcaagatAACGTTCATTGTAGCTAGTATAGTCATGATCTTTTGGGTTACCTAATACTCGAAGCAGTTTGAAAGAGAGTAAGAAACAGTTTCTTCCCGGAACACCCTCTCTGCTTTTGAGTAAAATCAGGGGAACACGAACAGGGAAAGGCAATGAACCATTTTGCTCAATTGATGGTACAATTGACCCTTCAATTGTAAGGCCTGGAAAAGCACTAGAGCTTGATGATATTCTTAACTTTGTCTTTGATTTCCCAGATGATACCATAAAAGATACTTTCATTAGACGTCTAAGGTATGATATTTCTCTGTCTCCGGCATATTGTTGcgattttaaagattctACCGACTGTATGTCACCAAAATGTTCGTAGTTTGCAAACAGTTTTGATTCACAAACATTTGAAAGACCATTCAGGGCATTTACAAAGTACTGAGCATTGTATCTTCCAAGAGCACCAAACAAATGCTCATAGGAAACATTCCATCCCTTTTCCTCATATTCTGGCACAGCCAATAAATAACATCTTTTAGAGAGATTATAAAGTCCCGCTTGATTGTACATATGTCCAGCCATCACCATCTGAAACATTCgtttcctcttcttttcagaATGAAGCGAACAAAGTTCTAGAGATAGAGCAGACCTCGCATGATCGGATTTTGTTTTCAATTCAAAAGACGCATTTTTAGTTGCAAATTTGGTTACTTCTGTATCGTCTTCAACAAACAAggaaaatatggaaataAGCAGAGATTCCCACTTTTTACCAAATTTAAGATAGAGAGAAGCCGCCTTGTCAAAATCAAAAATGATGTTATCTAAATCTCCATGATGACTTTCACCTTTAATTTGCTGTTTCATTCTCTTGTACTGTAATATTCCAGAATAAACATGAGCTAGTGCTTGTATATCATGGTCGGTATATGTGCGACACATGTTGCTGGTAACTGTCTGGAGCCCATGATGTAATTCTTCAGACATTAAAATATATAGAGTTCTCCTAGTTGATTCATCTGATTGGGGacttttggaagttttcTTTTTAATCTTTTCTACATCGGAATGGGTGTAATTGAGCTTTTCAAGACAATGTTTTACAAAATCTATCGTGAATTCGTGTAATTTAGAACCATTTTGACAAAGGGCATCTACATCAGAACATTCACTAGTGTCTAATATTAGAGATTTTGAAGCATTGGCTTGTATTTCCTTAAGTTTTTCAGGGTCTAAAGAATCTCCAATGAATAAGAGAGCGATAGGAAATGTCGGAGCATTCTGCAGAATAGAGGAAACTACTTCGCTATCATCAGGGTGTGCGATTAGAAATAGACCAGTGGTTTCCAAAGGCACATCATACTGAACATGGCGTGATACTCTGACCAACTTTACAAGTTGAACTGACCATTCTATAAACCATCTGGTAATTGGTGCATCAGACTCTAGGTCGTCCTCTTTGGGTTCATTAGCCACCAGAGCCTCAAGTAGATGATAATCGAAATCATTTTCCTTCAGCTTTGTGAGATGTTCATAATCTTCAAACGTGAATCCACTGGAGTTTTCATCTTTCAGCAATATTGAAGATAACACATCCACTGGTTGAAATAATCCACTTATCTTTTCCTTTGCATGGGATAACGTTCTAACAACTATAAAATTACCAGAAAAGTAGTGTATAAGCCTATCAAACTGCTCCTTACGGCTTTTTCTGTCCTGAGCCACGTTATATGCGGCCATTTATGTTATATAGCACACATTATAGTACAAACGTAAATAGACGATAAATATGTTTAAACTATGCCAAATTACAATTCATCAGTGATAATATCTTCTGTGACTGGTGAATCTTTGGGGTCGTATTCGTGGGTTTTGGGCTCATGGtcgtcatcatcttcatcttcgtcatcctcttcttcctcatcgCTCAGACTTTCAAACTGATCAAGGTTCAATGGTTCGCCTTCAGTTTGATGTTTAGATTCGTAGAGGTGTGTCTTGAGACTTTCCTTGACCTCATCATCAATCTCAACGTTATTGCTTTCAATAAGTCTTTCAATATCGAGTGTGCCTGGATCTTCTGgtttctcttcttcagtttcagattcttcaactTGCACGTCTTCAAGCTTGGAACTGGCATCCACTCCGAGGTTATGGTTGAGATACTTGTAAGCGGATTGGACAACGTTTTTGGGATTTTCCACTATAAATCCACTGGCAAGCTTTGCTGCATTGTATAATAGTAAGATAGAACGTTTAAGATCCGATGATTCAGGATCTTTGATAGCACGCTTCAAAAGCTCAATCATGATTGGATGATCTGGGTTAATTTCTAATATTCTAGAGTTGAACTTTGAGGCAACATCAAAACTATCCTCTTGCTTATGAACTACATAAGACTTTACAAGCTTTTCCATATGGGCCGTCATTCCCCATTCAGAAGCAACAACAGTGCAAGGATCATCCGTAAGACGCCTAGAGACTTTGACGTCCAAGAGTTCTGGAAGCATTTTCTTTGCAACCTTTGTAAGTGGCTTGTATTTCTTAatctttttcttttcctcctccttttcttcctccgtGAGATCAAATGATATTTCACCCTTTTGAATAGATTTGAACCTCTTACCCTCATAATCCATAAGCTGTGTTAGGCAGGATTCATCCATGGTATCCATCAAGAACAAGACATCCAAATCACGCTTTACAAAACCCTGCAAATGTGGAATGTTTTTAATCTCCTTGTATGAGTCTCCACTTGCATaataaatatccttttgaTTCTCAGGCATTTCGGCAATGTATTGTTCCAGCGTAATTTCAGTATCCTTGTGCTTTGAGGTCTTGTATTTCAGCAATTTTGCAATCTTCTTCCTATTAGCATCATCGTCATAACAACCAACCTTGAGTGCACCCTTAAATGAGCTATAgaatttatcaaactcTGTTGGTTGAGCGATTTTCTTTTCAATCtcctttttcttctcttcatCAGTCTCAGCTTCAAGTTCTTCCTTCAATGCCTTTTTAGATTTGTCACTCTTTTTCATCAAGTCCAAAAGAGTATCCAATACTGTACGAACAATCTTTTTTCCAATAACCTTGATCAATTTTGATTGCTGCAGATGCTCACGAGAAACATTGAGAGGGAAGGAATCACTATCTACTACACCATAAATAGAGAACAAATACCTAGGAATGAAGTCTGGAAGCTCTTCAGATACAAGTACTCTTCTGCTGTAAATTTTGACATTATGTTCTTTGGAGTTGCTGTCAAAATAGATATTTGCAGGACGTGCAGGTATGTACAAAAGAGCCTTGAAATCAACATCACCTTCGGCAGAAAAGTGAATGTGGGTCAAAGGATCTTCAGTATGTCCACTAATAGCCTTATAAAATGAAATGTACTCTTCTGGAGTAATTGTGGTCTTGTCCCTTGTCCAAATTGGAGGAACATCATTTACAACCGCCCAGTCGACTGAATCGCCATCCTTTGAAAGCTTATAGAGTTTGATTGGATGTTTGACAAATTGGCTGTACTTTTTAACTAAATCCTGGAGAACATCGGGCTTTAGATAATTTGTAGCATCTTCTCTGAGTTTAAGGGTGATTAAGGTACCGTGTGCGCCCAAAGTGTCGCCCTTGGGGTCTTCATAAAGTTCATAGTTTGCATCAGCGGATGACTTCCATACATATTGCTTATCAGTGGAATGCTTACTCTGCACAATAACAGTATCTGCAACAAGAAACGCAGAATAAAAACCAACACCAAATTGTCCAATTAAACTTGCATCTCCTTCACCTTTATTAAGTGCATCCAAAAAATTGGCGGTTCCGGATTTGGCAATGGTACCCAAGTTGTTAATCAAATCATGTTTGGTCATACCTATACCATTATCCATAATAGTCAAAATACGCTTATTTGGAATAGCACGGATCTTTATGTTCAACTCTTCACCCTTGTCTTCATAGTCATTTTGAAGTGCGAATATCTTGTATTTTTCAAGGGCATCAGCGGAGTTGGAGATGAGCTCACGCAAGAAAATCTCCTTGCTTGAATAGAGGGAATTTACGATAATATCGAGCAAACGAGTAATTTCTGCTTGATATTCGTGGTGTTCTCCCGTTTTAGAGAGTTTTGAGATATCATCTTCACTGAGTAGAACTGGATCCTCCGCTTGGTTCAGGAGTTCCTCTTCGCTCAATTTtacctcttcttccttttcttcagGTGTTTCAGTTACTTCAACATCAACATCTTCTTCGCATAATGTGTAGCGTACAAAAGATGGTGAGTATAGCACAAAGACAAAGAATATGTGCAACAGCGCAAGTTTGGTGACTTTCATATTTGGAAAGACCCTCGGACTGCAATTCTTCACAAACAAAAGTACTAGTAGACAAAATTATTTGTATTTGGCTCCTTTTTATTAAAGTGTGGCTGGGAGACCTCTGGGCAATCCACACAATTTACAGTATAGTGATGTCAACCGAACTTTAGCCACCACTGTACCCCTAGCGCTAGTTAGaaatttttaatttttaagTTTGTCTTTTGATTAATTAAATGTGTAGCCCTTAAAGATATGATTTCTTTGTGGGTTAGTTGCTGCGTTCGCTAAGAAGAATTGCCAACTATTCTGCAAATTTCTCAACAAGTAGACTACCAATAAGAAAAAGACATTAATTTATTACAACTGACTCATTGGCACATCTTCCTAGTCTATCCTGTGGGTGACACATTTGCCACTTTTTTCCATTGTGACAGATGTCTGCGAAAATCGCGCACAAATGTAGATAGAGTATATAACATAAGAATAATGGTTAATATACGTTGAATATCTCGTATTACAGGGTGTTAGAATCTCGAACGTATTTTGCGATGTCGTACCGTTTGGACTATTCCATTCGTAATTACGCTACGTAGTCTCCATAATGGCAAAATTAAACCTCAAATCTCAGTATTCATGCCATCAATCACACTGGCATTTCGTATATGGCATGGACATAGTCTGCCTGTTCTTTGATGTCTAGTGTGTTTGGGAGCATATGCAGATCCAAAAATGGCTGAAACATGTCTAAATACTTTTGAATCTGGGAGATGTCGGTTGAATGCCAtatgtttaaaatatgtTTGTCTATAATCTCATTGAGAGTTTTGAGACTGTCTACATCCATATGTGGAACAGTTCTAGGAGAATTCCactttaaatcttctaATATACAGTATAGAGCGCACTTGTGCATTTTCAGCCTATAATGCTCCTCCGTGTTTGGTTCTTGAGTTGACAAGGGAAATATGCTGGTTTCAATGAGAACGTTTTCTGAGCTAGCCTGGGACTGTAAAGCCGAAATATCATGTTTAAatagattcttcttcttttggatGTTTGTTATTCGACACGAAACAGCACGGTGATAGGCTTCCTCAAACCCTAGGGTAGAGGTACTGAAGTACTTGTGGCAGGTTTTGCCATTAGCTCTCCATGTAGCTATCCATGTCGCTTGTGTTTTCTCATAACAAACACCTACTATCTTTGGAAAGAGTTTCGACTTTTCAAATAACCTGGCTTTCTCTTCAGCCTTGGATgcttttcttccttcttcatctacGGGGTCatttctttttctttttttaCTCATTTAACCTGTAAACATCCTTTTACCTGTTTTCCAGGTGATTTTTATAAAGGCATGTGTATATGGTGACTGAAGGGAGACGTTAATCCAATATAGTGTCAATTTCTTCTGATTTTGGCACACCTTTTGCAAAATAATCTTCATAGCGCTAAATATGTGTACCAAATACGTTTTATTCCAGTAAATACTCTGTTTAATCGGTTTTTTGGATGGGTAATCGCATCGGCGTAGAGCTATCCAGAAACCATTTTAGCGGATACGAGGAGCTAAATGTGGTTATACTAGATGAAAATAACGAATCAAAGTTACACGTCCAGACATTATCCGAAAAATGTGCGAAGTTCATGGATGTAAGTATCCATACTTCGCTCACTGGGCATACTACAATGTACACACTGAAAATGGCGAATCCTGACTTTAAACTCTGCAATGACAAGGTTAGTTACCTTAATTAAAGATTAACCTTATCTAGTTCAAAGAATATTATGGTATAATCAAACAGATTTGCGTTTTTGGCGACTTAGCTTTGAGTGATTTCAAACTTGATCCAGAAACTAAAGTAGTAAAATACCGAGAAGATAGACTTAGCTTTCGTACAATAGATCTTTTAACAAGTTTGGATCGTTtgatatttacaaatgGTGATTCAAATGCCAATGATGAACATTCAGAATGTAATCTTAAGCTTAACTATCCTATCATCTTGGTGTTACTTGATTCCAGTGTAACTTACTACTTGGTAGATGATAGAGAGAAACAAGTCAAATTTTTGGGTAATTCACCCATTGGACCAGTTTCACTATTGTCACTCTTTAAACTATTCGCCAATAGAACAGGACAAAGTCAAAGGAACTTTAGTCTAGACTACATTATCGAATTGGCAAAATCGGGTACAAATACCAACTGTGACATGTTAGTTTCGGATATTTACGGAGATGCATATAAAGAAATGGGTTTGCCAGGAGACCTACTTGCATCTACGTTTGGAAAGTTGCAGTTCTCTGCATCTAACCAAGATAATTCAGTGCACAGAAATACTACTTTTGAGGACACCAAGGATGCAAATACATCCGGTAAACCTTTAGACGATATTAAAGAATCACCGGGAAGTACAGAAACAAACTTGCATGGAGATAGACACAACAATATAAAAGCGGAGGATTTTGCCAAATCATTAACACTCTTGCTAACGATTAACACAACTCATATCGCATATCTACATAGCCAAATCAACAACTCAACAAGGTATCTGTCT encodes the following:
- a CDS encoding hypothetical protein (encoded by transcript BEWA_041110A) — translated: MKRTRYYDSRSRYNSGESHDYYTRGYSRKRYSPSDDWYDTKYNRKDYKYSSRTSKDTRTRSYRQNADTASSNRNLKSESHFNEATSDKPYRNGADIPRSFNNDYIVTRRRASFLPRTVEPSPVKTHFKRSSFRREEPVSSRQDEVSPRPTASSRLGSTYGTRSSVSSSLDYVNDASVSLKDTPSTPLPKINHFEDIRNKESIIKGESVPKKRGINSISSIGSRASYESVNSNATADSFDVPIFSTENQASSVAQNDSPVASDTKDQTIPTTDCPPSNDNELNADSTLNNDQLSDATTPKAEITEEKPEDAQDEKPLVPIVVKRPRGRPAKKKILNPAVAPVDGTGQPAEDDGVPKVPKKRRRTKKADKESKSRTAKDKVGSTVTHNKYTRHSESCYAAELKLAIEMSMKEIGEDVDQKQDHDTLAQGSLSSMKLVKREADAHAESDASSVSSSSDSKDSDYTSVKKPKIKKQRAVRTKEKKESKRKGSAAKGGKRGKRSKDAGSKSGKKSSSTTTTSTIVPKKESAEYNESQLKMSAFEEYLDMSERFYCGKPICQSDESKSNDSQEDDENLFKFDCSKLAINYRVSFNILKSDFRQPQIVDLWGPKEIVLFELGLFKYGKEFHEIQRDIPTKSVKEIVDMYYLWKKTSRYRIWKANRYY
- a CDS encoding hypothetical protein (encoded by transcript BEWA_041120A) — encoded protein: MDRYKRCENILTHGFEVQCNQNYLRLEDNFRDVASVSKSSSNSVPNLTGLLDKHNGLPSKIDERVINTLSRCLLHCCSFFDGNGRLDSSPIGTNGRKVGLSNVIDLLKHRNVTVFDDIACLCLFFLLDMICHLVGHLTRSQELLFNKDSSSRFNQFTDGYYELNAVPSGPPVGSQMYDSHSAGNEMIHNFLKNVRGYLKVEANSYLLKDVKSFDKVVASPASDEGEKFKNIQIQHLLGAPLMDIENLGYNYFDPYYNYNNVRQKGKELVHDRVGAMYSPLNPRLPDEGTTFRIDTGSRSLRQIYRPPKGGTEGDFSKKFGKIPVALFARNPNFSSEVVLLNDSAIRQSSSDTPAEYIVSISNTGIKIYNCALFSANIRSNPREKQNTLRKSFYINEIVRNNMLDRLTLKLLRFETARTDSATKWRSNIDAINKYLSSLSWGCLWQNWHFFRSSLVPETTFLEAVEDFDKLLSDDDGVSKLRLLCFEFISGIKSDYASGITNISDFVKNLVSNYSNTIISGFDDEFSKLRIKLANELGASTQTEPKVSKKSSANTAHQDSLEPQKVNDENVQSMRDEHLPKYFSFAKDPYELTSLDKIIDCGLLDSSDFSGEPFLSCMQDTTLITSKLRRSSKTAVNVCKICAMSLKKTDSGETSERIARCIKILDIFVVLLQKSSKQFKNSNDLNTFISTYHRVPFELSIWILGQFYVRKGNSEFILNSTGCKKLMCHLMWLCIYTCNSEWSYDFSTLLNIDFRGMMSLNLLFDSCVELTSLVQTGGKKSRSYRLEVPLVTPSSSQIGDLVSALRSNKRSRRE
- a CDS encoding conserved hypothetical protein (encoded by transcript BEWA_041130A), whose amino-acid sequence is MAAYNVAQDRKSRKEQFDRLIHYFSGNFIVVRTLSHAKEKISGLFQPVDVLSSILLKDENSSGFTFEDYEHLTKLKENDFDYHLLEALVANEPKEDDLESDAPITRWFIEWSVQLVKLVRVSRHVQYDVPLETTGLFLIAHPDDSEVVSSILQNAPTFPIALLFIGDSLDPEKLKEIQANASKSLILDTSECSDVDALCQNGSKLHEFTIDFVKHCLEKLNYTHSDVEKIKKKTSKSPQSDESTRRTLYILMSEELHHGLQTVTSNMCRTYTDHDIQALAHVYSGILQYKRMKQQIKGESHHGDLDNIIFDFDKAASLYLKFGKKWESLLISIFSLFVEDDTEVTKFATKNASFELKTKSDHARSALSLELCSLHSEKKRKRMFQMVMAGHMYNQAGLYNLSKRCYLLAVPEYEEKGWNVSYEHLFGALGRYNAQYFVNALNGLSNVCESKLFANYEHFGDIQSVESLKSQQYAGDREISYLRRLMKVSFMVSSGKSKTKLRISSSSSAFPGLTIEGSIVPSIEQNGSLPFPVRVPLILLKSREGVPGRNCFLLSFKLLRVLGNPKDHDYTSYNERYLEEEYMNKCIEKLASEHEEWKLCLDFTRSLDRASFKRSTKQNTLPRTIRKDSPILLQLEFVNPLHIPLHCDEFYILIGSESESWWEKVQVLSYSSDDSLKEYAFVYLKELEKQILYMQFKISRCGSFVIKGVRWKLFSSANFWVPLYLSGGKVTIKTDTTVLKSQPLCDYLNGRRKNYGLHFKISEKQPIVSVEFYRRNPSDYFTSFDKREDFDIYDKEFLKAIKLSEGKEFCEALDSEQLVRTNDPLEEYDPLLCIVRCISGEFVFTELNIKNKGSYPISTITIKMTSVGIFKLPMYPIGFRIVSNNAKSLWNVTQGHTIKIRENVLDEKTFDVVISGDGPLLNPDETASVFFFMIPNLVGDSDICCVSGHVSITSEGDNVETIVVFKQFYLLSDGVVVLANADHPLSKVIKCNIKNHSDKDITSLTFYNDDKILEPVISPVRVLNTKLDIEKTIVIKKKTSTSTLLPYNDKFTSFVVKWNSGNVFGFEYPAISIPTYAKLVVDVKADLNVIQWEGKPLVVNINFGITNISKEAFESCYAKVPLFNTREDCHKWFFVGTTKRKIPATQPGETQNIAFSALIPLPGVYIFTASDLSFTGTIQPVTIPSRQQTIVVNN